DNA from Elgaria multicarinata webbii isolate HBS135686 ecotype San Diego chromosome 8, rElgMul1.1.pri, whole genome shotgun sequence:
ATTCTCAGAAGGCTGAATTTTGTACACAATTCGATATATTCCATGGCTTGATTTTTGTTCTCTTGCAGAGTTATGGCCATAAAATGCCCTTTCTGCGCTCCCCTGGAGCAATTGTTGCTCCTTGCAGGTGAATGGCTTAACTACCAATTATAAACCTCCTCTAGATCCTGGCGGAGATTTTTGTCCCATCTGTTGATTGACATTGTAGTCGACAGATTCTAGAGCTCACCTTGGGTAACTGGACTGCTGAAGGAGTTCATGAAGGATAATGGGGAGGGAAAAGCTttgctccttttcttccttcctgtttTTACCTTGATTTGTCAGGACTGAGAAAAGGTCACTGTGGGATGCACATGCTGGCGGGGGTCTGGTAACACAGAAAGGTTGTCTTGAGGATGATAATCGGTGACCTCCTCAGCTAAACAAACGGAGTGCTGCAGTTTTAATCACTTTGCAGAGTCGGCAGTCCTGTGAGCTTTGGAATACCGTGCAGCCATGTCCTTGGGACGCTGTGTCTTGGTGTCTGTGATTTGTGACCGGGAGACTTGGGGACAGGCCATGTCATGCCCTTGTTCATTCTTCAGCTTTTCAAAAACTCCTTTTTGACGCTTGTTATTTTTTTCCTAGGACTTCTTTGAAAGCTACATTTCCGTGGCTTCCACCGTGCCTTCTGTGCTGTGCTTGATTGGGAACTTCCTGCTAGTTAACAAGTAAGTGCGACTGCATTAGTCACCgccacttcccccagccctgcagCCCTGGCCACGCCACTTCTCGTCCCAGCGTTAGCACAGCAGTGGGGCTGATGTCAAGCTAAAAACTCTTGATGGGCAAATGAGTTGAGCCAGAATATCCCTCTCAGCAAAACTTCTCCAGGTGGACATGTCTTTTCTCTCTAGCTTTTAGTTCTAAACTAAGAGAACCGGTATCCAAAATGGTTCAAGTATGATACCTTTTTACTGGGCCAACTGCATAGTCAGgggagtcacagactctcaagtcTGCAACTTCATGCAGGCAGTTAGGCAGGAATAGATGTGCCCATAGAAGACAATAGGAGGAGGTGCACCCAGCGTTACCTGATTGGCTGAATCTCTGTCCAGTAGCAGCTAAGTGGTAGCCAAAAAGGACTTGATTACTATTGGCATTGAATCAAGTACTTGAACATAATGCAGTTGCTTACTCTCTGGTTTGTATCTCTGATATGCAAAGTAGAGGTGGGAGGAGCCATTTGCAAGGGACAATAGGGGGAGAGGTTGCGTAACACTTGCCCATTGTCCCTTTTCCCTGTGACCTCTTTCCCTGATAAGTAGGGGGGAAAGCTGCCTAatcagaaggggggggggttgtttcagAGAAAAAGGCCAGCATTTGGCAGGGCACCAAGGGACATTCCTCTTTTTATATCCATCACCCCCTGccaagagagctggaaaaacaagGCAGTATTGCTCCTTGCCTCCTGGGTGGAAATCTTTGCTGGAGAACTCTAGCAATGCAACTCCTTGACTCCCTGCTGGGCAGGAACTGTAGCTTCTGAATTTCTGTGCTTGTGATGTTCCAGGGGATCCTGATGCTTTTCATCTTCTTTATTCTTCTCGTACTTTAGCAAGTGAAACTGTGGAAATCCACCTGACAATCCCAAGATGGGCACCATGTAGCTGCTGTGGTTTTCAGGCTTGATCTTGAGAATGCTCCTCATTTGTTTAAATGGAGCTCTCTGCATATAAATGCTCCAATGTTCCCCATTAGTGCTACTGCCTTTATTTGTAGAATTCCTAAAATAGAAAATGGGTTCTTCCTCCTTGCCACCCCGAATTATGCAATGAAAATGGGGAGAGGAGCAGAAGGCAAAGGGAGGAGACCCAGAGATAGCAACGCCTGCCCTTCTTATATATTCTCCAGGTTGGAAATCCATTTCGCAAAACCCATTATGTGCTTAATGCATTACATTTTAAATGTAGCATTCATTTATCTTTGGCATATTGTTGATTCTGCTGAGTGGCACATCCATAATCAATAAGTGTTTTATTATGCTAAGTTTTCCGCATCATAAATACACATGAGGCAGGCTTGCATTTATGGAAACTCCCGAGCAAATCGGTTCCCTGCAGTTCAGTTGCCTCCAGAGGGTAACTTATGACTACCCTGGGCCGCCACCCTTGTTAAGGGCATCTATGGCAGCTAAAATACGGTGATACTTCTGAAATGGATTTTCATGCCTGCGTGGGTGAAGGTGACATTTTGCGGGGAGGGAATGAGGAAGGAAGAGAGCAGCACCGGGGTGTTGAAGGGTGCACGAAATGAAACCCTTACTGGTGCTGCTGTTTGCCCAGGAGTGATTCGTTTTGTTTGCTTATTGTGTCTCTGTGAAAGTATTCTGTGCAAACAGGTTGCATTTGTCAGGAGTCCCTGGGTCAGGCAGGCAACATTTCTACCTTGCGTAGTTACGTGGCATGAAGTATACCTCATCTCGAGTCCCTTAGAAGAGGACGTATATCACAAAGGGATGTTTAAGCCAGGGACTTATCCCTGAAGGAGGACCTGAATATCCTCTCATTCTTAGATCCTGGTCATTTTCgttctctttctcctttcctgCCCTCTGCGCTGAAGGGGAGCGGATCAAGTCTTCAGTGTCTATAATAAGTAACTTTCCTTTTCAGGCAGCTAATTATCTTGTGGTGTGATAAGCATGCAGTTGCTTTTCCCTAGCCTGCCGTATTCCCCAAACAGACtccattcctgttgttgctgccTGTTGCCGTTGCGATTTCTTTTAGAAATGGGCATTTCCAGCTTGGCTGGGTTTAAAGAGAGAGATTGGATCTGTAAAGGCTGATGGGGAAAGTAGAATCTGTACACTTGATATCTAATACAAAGTGTTTGGAGAAGaatcaacaacaacccaaacactTTTGTTTCCTGTTCTTTGTGAATGGTTCTCCCCTCCCTAAAGCACTGGCTCTGCGCATCACAGATGCTGGTTCCATCTCCCTAGCTACTCAGCTTCCTGTATGTTCTTGGAGAACTCCCCCAGGGCTGCCCCCTTCTGCATCTTTTCGTAAGAAGCACAGGCATATGTAGGCTGCTCATGGCAATGCCGTAGCAAGGCCTTGTCGGGACCTTAGGAAAAATGCcagattcctcccccaccccttgtttCCCACCCAATTCAATAAGACTAAGGCGAAGGTCAGACTTGGAGTACGCCAGAGTTAGGAACAGGCAACTTTTGTTCAACTTGGTGAAGCGGCCTGGAAGTAAGGAAGTGATAATTTGTTAGAAAGAGCTTTTAATTTTCTGTACACAGACTGTGTACAAGTGCTGTAATAGTTAGGTGTTTCATAAAAGTCCATGTTTGCTTGCAGTTAGTCTGAGCTACTGAGTTCTTGTGCTGTGGTCCTGTTCAAGAAGCTTTGCCGGTCCCGTACAAGACATTAGGTTTTGTGGCTGCTTGTGGGTCTTCCCATTGTAGAGTTAGCTCAATAGAGTCTTAAACTGGAGTgcatgagggggtggggtggggtggggggagatgagggAGGGATAAAGGTGTTTTGTCCAGGAACTGGAATATAGCACTTCCTGGTGACTCTGTGTCATTTCACACACTAATTTTTTAATAGTCAATCTGTAGTATACGCTTAAAAAGATGAAGTGTGAAAGTAAAGTAAACGTGTTAATCATATCGGTATGCTCATCATTGGCTAGAGTTCCCTTATGGGTGTACGTCTAGTGTAGATAGGTTGGAGGGACCAACCCAGATTTGTGTGATATCTGAAATGGGCAATGGGCAATAAAGCAATGGGCCCCTGGCTAAGGTGTAAAAATGGTAAACTGAGGAACCTTCTGCTGAAAGAGACCACTAAGGTTTAGTGTTAAACGCAAGCCCACTTGCTATGGTAGGCAGAGCAGGGATGGGTGACATAGATTAGCACTCAAGTTCAGGTGTACACTTAGCTTAAAATGTCATGTTTGCTACACATTCTGTCACCGTCTGTCTCTTCACAGTGAAAGGTGTCTGATGAGAGTCGGGGCTTCGGGGGGAAGCAGTAGGACTCTGAGAGGGAGGGGCCTGCCCCAATccctgatgtcatccagcctCCAGGGCAAGAacggttctccacccctggtctGTGCCCTTTTGTGTAGGGCCACTCTGCAACATAGTGACACCCAATCACAGTCAAGTTACAAGGACTCAAGAAAACAACAAGGGACTCTTGTTCACAAACCACATGCCAACCGCTGTGtttcttctccagggtctctgtCAATGTGCGCATTCTCTCCTCCTTGGCCATCATGTTGGCTGTCCTCACGGTGATCACAGTGCTGGTGAAAGTGGACACCTCTGCTTGGACTCCCTGGTTTTTTATCATCACCATAAGTTGTGTGGCTGTCATCAGCGGTGCCGCCACAATCTTCAGCAGCAGCGTTTTTGGACTGTCCGGATGTTTCCCCATGCGAAATTCCCAGGCGTTGATTTCAGGTTAAGTCTCCTTCTGGTACTTACACTGGTGATTGTAGCAAGAAGAAAATGGGGCTTTTCCAATGGCTGATTCCTTTTAATTTTGTTCGTGGGCAGGATGCCCATCCTGTCTTTGGACTTGAGGTTTTGGTTGCACAGAATCACGTGACAATGAATTCACTCTCAATTAAGTTAACGCAAgccaacttttaaaataaagaatcaTAAAGTGCTCTGAAGAGGAAGATCAAAAGGAAACTCAGCAGATTAAGTGAGCTGACTTTCCAGTTTTGGTATATTCCCCCTTTTGTTGGTACTTATTTCTCTTTTAGAAGTCTCATGTTGTGGCATCTCTGTTGaagaaccatatatatatatatatatatatatatatatatatatatatataaataatctgCATTCAGCTCCATGTTTGTTTATATCTCAGAAAAAATATGAAACTTTGCATTGTCTCATTTTATATTCAGCATTAACATTCATTTCCATAACTGATGAGTTCCAAGTTTCGCAGCTATGAATGATGAGGCCCCTCGAGGTTTAGGAGGCGTTGATAACACTGGAAACATTCTTTGAGATAGAAGGAAGGCAGGTTGGGGAGAGAGATATGAAAACCAATACAGAGATTTCAGCCTTTCATTTCTGGGCCATGATAAAGAATGTTGTTGGGGTTGACCCATTGTAAAGAGTTTCACCACAGTCCCTCTTAGAAGCCTCCCAGGTTTCGCAGAATATGGAACCATAAATTTATTTTACTCTGTCAAAAGAGAAAGCCATACGATATGTGCATAAACCCTTTCACCATGTGCGTAAAGGAACTCTCTCCTAATAGGGTTGGGAGAGTAGAAGCAGAACAGTCAGACAGTGATCTGGTTCACATTGGGAGTTATTTAACCTTTGATGAGTCACAGTGTGTGTGGCCACTATTACAAATAGGCAACTCCAGATGGAGTTGCAGTGTTTCATCTGAACCTGGCTATCAGGAGTCATttcagggttaaacaactcttgcataacTCTGTTTGCTGTAAGGTTATACAAGAGTTTAATCACCAAATAACCCCTgaaggctgggttcagatgacatgcattTGCTGGCATGTGCTGgtctcatcatgggttaaataacgcATGGTAAGCCTGGGGGATCATGAAAACTGGCTCTTTTGAACCAGCTTCCTGGTGGGCTCTCGGTCATTGGAGTTAATCAAACAAAGtctggacagtcatctgttaTGGATGCTTTAAACCGGatgcctgcactgagcagggggttggactctggcataaatggccccttccaagcCTATGGTTTTCTAAAGGTTTTGCCCACATGGCCACTGTTTTCCAGAATTGGTGCAAAAATTTCTCCCTAAATATTTTGGTTCGACTCTCAGCCATAGTGCTAGAGTTTAAAACTCCTGCAATGTGAGCTATTCTTTAGGCATGGTAAATGAGAGTCTCTGGGTAGCATTTCCCTGGTTGTTGTTTTAGATAGATCACGTGAAGCCATCCACAAATGGTTGGGATTCTTGAGAGTTCAATGAGAGTCTGAAGGCTGCGTAAAACCCCTCCAGAGACCTAAGTGTGGCCAGTGAGACGAATGGGGGCCTTCATTCTGAAGAACGGCTTCCCCCAAGCTGCCGCAAAAGCTACTTTTGAAATCCCCACAACTTCCAAAAGTAACTTTCTGTGTGGCAGAgcacaccttccttccttccttccttccttccttccttccttttgattcacttatcccccccccccacagcaatcatcctcaacctggtaccatccagatgttttgggccacaactctcagcattcctgaccattggccatgttggctgaggctgatgggagttgaaatccaaaacacctggagggcacccagttaggGGAGGCTGACTTTCAGACACTCCTTGTTAATCTCATATTCAAAAATAATGTTGTGATTATTGCTCAAATGCAGAAATTCTGCAACTCGTCCATTCTGGTGTGCCTGTGGTTTGGCCAATAGCCAAAAGCCAACCCTGCCCAAACCCACCCTGTGTACGCAGCAAGACCTCACATGTGCAGACACAGGGTGGGGATGGGATAAACAGTCGGACACAAGATaacaggagcagggaaggagcaAATGAGAAAAGGCAAAGAGACTGTGTGCAGAACAAACCAAAGCCCAAGGACATCTAGCAAAGCAATGCAGCCGTAGAAATGTGGCTGGAACACCAGCCTCTCATCCCTGCTTTAGTCCCTTATTCCTTATCCAGTGTTTCTGGCTTTGCCTGATCCAGCATCGGCTGGGGCGATTTCACTGTTCACTGACTTttgttctccttcctcctctccccctgccccccttttccTTGTCATGTAGGTCAGGCCATGGGAGGAACAGTGAGTGCCGTGGCATCGGTGGTGGATCTGGCGGCGGCATCTGAAGTTACAGACAGTGCTCTGGCCTACTTCCTGATGGCAGACGTCTTCATTATTCTGTGCATTGGGATGTACTTGATCCTCCCCAAGCTGGCGTATGCCAGGTAAATCCTGCTGGACCATCAGGTCAACACTCAGCATGTGGTTGAGTTCCAAAATATCTCACTCAGGATGCTGCGAGCCTGCCTTTTCATGGAGGTCCCCTCCTGTTATACTTGGGGAAAATGTTACGCACTGCAGCTTTGCTCAGAGCTCTGCGGTTTCTGTTTCTCTATTTGCTCTCTCCAGGATGAGCGTCTTGATTTGATTAAAATGGTGTGATTCACTCCAACGTGTGTtgatcccctcccccaacccccgaGAAGCTCTCTTGGGGTGGTGTCAAGAGTCACTGAGGTTGGACTGGTAACTGCAGCTTCTAACCCCAAAACACTGAGGCCAGCAGTCTATCTGAACCATGTGTCAATGTTTGCTCTGGATCTAGTATTCACATCATTGGTGGCTCATAGTTCTTTCGCAAGTGACCCAGGCCTGTCCCAGTGCGTTTTCCTGCTCTGGGTCATTTGGAAAATAAAGAACTTGTGACCCATCAGCCAAGAATTTCCTGATAACAGTTGCCTTGGAAAGAGTCTCCTACACCACAAGTCGTTTAGCAAGGAGCGGCCTGTGTAATAGACCCTTATCTGGCCTTAACAAAACTGCTTTTGACTGTTTCACCTCCGTTCCTCAGCTAATCGATGAGACACCGTGCTGGGCTGCCTTAAAAGAGACTATGAGCGAGTAGCGTAGTGGCTAAGAAGTTGAGCTGGAAAGTCCCCAGTTCCAGTCTTGCCTCTGAGCATAGAAGCAAAACTTTAGcttgttgaagttctccaaattccatttcaaagcttGTTGCGCTTTGCGTCCCTATCAGATTCCAATCTTTTTTTGTACATTGTTTCTTGTGTATTTTCCCAAAGGAGCGCATCCGTTGTGCGCGtcattgaaatgtatgcattcttttcccattgattcaagagtgtttgtgcacatttttcaaaagtgggcatttttgcaaatgtacacatgctgccaAACacatctttttttgggggggggggctctgaaaTGTAGGAGGCCTCCATGCAGATTGCATTCGTGTTCAGTCTGGAAAGTGCGAACTGGGTAaaacctgatcaaaaacaaaagaTTTCCCATACATCCCCACCTCCCAGCTGTGAGCTTACTAGGAAGCCCTGACAAGCTACCAGCTCTCATCCCTCCCCTAAACCTACAGCATAGGAGCAATAAGACTGACGTATCTTTAAAGTATTATTATAGGGgggttctgtatttatttatttatttatttatttattacatttatattccacctttttccatccaaggaacccaaggtggcatacataatcctcctcctctccatgttatcctcacaacaacaacaaccctgtgaggtagtttgggcttgcagtctgtgactggcccaaagttacccagtgggtttccatggccgagtggggactagaacctggatctcccgactcccagtccaacaccttagccactacaccatacatgTGGGGAGTGCTTTGAACATTCAAAGGCACTCTGTAAACACTAAGGGTTAAATGCTTTCACACGGCATTAGCTTTCATAGGGAACCTCTATCTGGTGCACCTGTCAAGAAGACTTGTGCATGAAAGCTGAGGTCCCATTGATCAAAGTGCCTTGGCTATGCTTGGTTTGCTTTCTTGGCTGTTTGCAAACAAAATAGGgaaacttttttttctctttccttgtgCAGCAAGAAAATGTGGGGGTGAGGCAGGCAAAGACAACTGTCCTGTGGGATGATTCCTGATGActtatgcttttatatttttattgtgatttttattaatgtatttcatTGATGTTCCTTGTAAGCTGTCTAGAATAATTTGTCTCCTGAAAGGTAGGAGATAaacaattgtaataataataataataataataataataataataataataataataataaaaaaatgtgttaGGGCAGTAATCCTCTTATTCTGATGTAACAATGAATCAGGCTAGTGACAAAGTACTACTACTTCAAATATATATTGCCACCATTTCCAAAGAGTAGTTGTTGAAACAAATAATAGTATTGGTAAAAAGCATTTAGGCCTTAAAAACTCTGCTTTACGTGCAGAGTCCTcggggaattgagcacttcataCCTCTCTCAGTGAAATCATTTGGGTTTAAAACATATTGaactcttccactgaaatcaataaaacataaccgtgtttaactttggctagatGGTGCTCTGTTTTAAAAAGGTGTATTAAATATGGGTTTACATGACAGGTTATTGCTTTTTCATAGAGAATTAGTGTAGGGGAAATTGTACTTGCAAAGCATCCTTAAGAGGCATCCATGAAATGGAATAGATCAAATAAGCAATCTGAAGAGctgtttaggatgcaatcctaggcatgcttaAACCGAAAtaggtcctacaactctcagcattccctaaccagcatggctgggaattgtaggtcttactTCTTTCTAAAGATGCATAGCATTGTGTTCTTAGTCTTTTTTATTAagataaactttaaaaaaaacttttgtgtgtgagtgtaacCATTGTGTTATACTAAGTATTTTGTTACACAATATGAAGCTCAGTTAAAAGTGACTGATTATTTAAATAGTTACCCCATAGATAGTGTCCTAAAATCCGAGTTTTGTACACAGAATTTTGGTGTACAAAGCATTTAATTCCACTTTTAAAGCAACGCATAGGATTATGATTTTGGTCTCTTTGTTTTTGGTCCTGGCATATTGTATCAGGTTATTCATTTGTACAACTATGGATGTGGAGCATGGAGGGCTGCCTGTGTTTCATTGATACCAGCATTTAAAAGTAATAAGCAAGCTTCAATTTTTAAGACATCAGAAGAATTTCACTAAACCCGTAGAGCAGACATGGGTGAGGGTCCGGTTCAGGCAATTACTGATTTGTTGCTCTAGCTCTCATAGGagaggagggaggcaggcaggcactcTTTCCCTAATGTGTGCTGTGCTATGCACTTAAGGGCACCATGCGCCATGGCCTGGTTTgtgacatttttctctttccagAATCAGTGCATtggccgggggggagggggagtgagaagGACTTACCATGGGCATAGAGCATCCATGAGGAGCATTTCTTTAGGTTTGTGGTGAGAACAGATGGAGACGTGCAGACTCTCCCATGACGTGAATGGCCCTGCCAACATAGTAAGTGTCTATCTGAGACAGGTCTTGGAGACCAGTTCCTTGTTCTCTAAAACAGGTGATAAAACTGTTTTTACTCCAGCAGAGCACACAGTCTTTCAGTTATGACCAGCTCTTGCAGCTGCAATCCATATCCACAGCCAAAAGAATGATTGTGATtcatttcaatttatatcccttTTATTACATCACAAGTTTTTCCACTTCTATACAACTGTGTTTTGAATTTGGCTTTACGATACTGCATTCTTTCAGTCACTTTTAATCTCTTCTGGATTCCCCAGGAATGCTCTGTTACAGGTCCCCCAAAGTATGGAGGCCCTTTTCCTAATTTGACGTTAATCTAAAAGCCTTTGAACCCTTTCTCACAAAACCCGCATTCTCAGCATAGGACAGGTTGTCTTCCCATTGTCTTAATCTTTAGACGCGAACCGATCTACGCACTAGGGCATGCTGGAAAGGGATTCACGTTTGGCAATGGCCAATTGCTCCAACATGTGTTGATCTGTTTTTCCTCCTGGAGATGGCATTTTGTGTTGGCATGTGTTGGATGCTGAATGGGCTGTTTGCACTTTTCCATGGTACATTTCTGGAACACAGCAACACACAAAGAGGCAATGCTTATATATGGCCATTGGGCTGATCTGCTTCGTATTCTTTGACTGGGAGTGGCACTCCAGAAACCCCAGACAGTAGTTTGCTGTACTACCTGGGGTCTTTCAGCTGGTGCTGAGTATCGAATCTGGAGCCATATGTAGGCAAAGCTAGTGTTCTACCCCTGAGCTGTGGGCCCTGGCCCTTTTGCTAACTTCATTGGCTTCTGATGAGATATCCTTGTGGTGCCACTTGATGATGACCTCCTTACAATGTCATTCCTTGCTTTTCCAACttggtttttgcttgtttggaTTCATGGTGCCTTTTTTCTGCCCACTCTTCTTTCAGGTACTACATTAGAAGGCAAAAGTGCATCACAGTGCCAGCAGGTACCTCAGCTAGCGATGGCTCAGAGGAAGAGGATATGGCAACCGGCATTACCAGCCAATCTCCACCAAACAGAATCCCTCCCGTAGGGTCCATCCTGAAGAAGACCAGTATGTTAGGCTTCTGTGTCTTCTACGTCTACTTCATCTCTATCATCATTTTCCCAGCAGTCTCTTCCAGCATAGAGTCCGTCAACAAGATTTCAGGGAGCGTGTGGACAGAGAAGTACTTTACGCCCCTCACTAGTTTCCTCCTGTACAATTTTGCTGACTGGTGTGGACGGCAAATCACCGTCTGGATCCAGGTCCCTGGACCAAAGAGCAAGTTGCTGCCTGCTATGGTGGCTCTGAGGACTTTTTTCATACCAGTCTTCATGCTTTGCAACTATCAGCCTCGAACACACATCACAAGGGTAGTCTTTGCCCAGGATATCTACCCAGTGGTCTTCACAGTATTCCTGGGATTCAGCAATGGCTACCTGAGTACACTATCAATTATATATGGCCCCAAAGTCACACCTAAAGAACTGTCAGAGGCAGCAGGGGTATTGATGATGATGTTCATGCAGGTGGGGTTGGCTTTGGGATCGGCCTTCTCAGTTCTTGTCGTCCATCTCATATAGAAGAAAGAGATGGGAGTATTCCAGTCCATTCCCTGAACTTCATTGACACCaggaaattttcaaaatggcagggcAAAAATGTGCTAAAAGCCAAAATATAGAGGCCAAATTCACAAACTTGTGATGCATTATTTGagaccagtgggtttccatattTGGTAATGTATCCAGTGGTAATGTGGTGCTACATGCAGATATCTTCCCTCACAGGGTTTAGGGTAAAGGGGAAAATGTATGTTTTCATAGGACACTAAAAATCCTGGATTCTAATGTTTTATTACAATTATTCTTTCCATTGTTAAAAATAATAGCAATTGTTTGAGAACAGAGGTAGGTAATATGGTCCCCGCAGGTGCTAGTGAACTCACCagatgctgccatcttcatttctcaTGAGTGCCTCTGGGCCACATGTGGGTCTCAGAACATTctttggaaatgaagatggcggGTAGCTGCAGGCCAGTGCTTGCCTGTGTGGTGCCCCACCGGccaggaagaaaaggaaggggagaaacCAAAAGGGACTCCTATTTTGGAGGGATCCTGAAAAAGTGTGAGCCTGGGTTTTCATGTGCTTGCAGCGAGGAgaagggaaaggtgtgtgtgcacgtgtgcatgcatgatTGATACGCggtgtgcattgtgtgtgtgtgtgtgctgacagGGAATGTGGGGAgaaagagtttgccttctgtgaaataggtttctgttggcgaTTAAAACTGGACCCAAAGGAGTCGTTTAGCGTGTTGAGGTTCAGACCCCACATCTGCATTCAACTTAGTCAATTGGTCCATCGGTTACTTGTCCATTGTGACTAGCCATGCATGCCATGTTCTGTTTGTGCATAGGACGGCTTCTTAAATTGCCCTTTGTGCCCACAATTccaaaaaaggttgcctactcctatTTTAGAAGAACTCTCCGAAGGTACAGTTAACTTACTGTGTATTTCTTGATCAGCATTTTATGTAACCCCTGATTAAAATGTGTAACACAAATACATATCAATAGGGAAGAATTCTCagcagctatttttaaaaagcggGATCATGAAACAAGGCTGGGTAAAAAGAGTGTATTTCAATGTGTATTTCTAGCAAGTGCCCATGGTGAAATACAAGGCCGTGTGCCAAGGAAAATGCAAGGACAATTTTCCTCCTGGTATCAGAGCTTTAAGAAGCACAGGGAGAACAGAAGGAATATGTCATGTCTGACTGTATTTGTACAGGTATTTGTGGCCCTGGTTAGTCATTCCCTGGTGCCCTAAAGCCATTTTGCACTGACCCACAACACCAGCTTTTCACAGTGCAATCAAAACAACCAGGAACAAATTCAAATCACTACTTAAAGAAAGAGAAGCCACCGTTTTTATGAAGCAAAATCAAGATCTggccaaacaaaaaacaaaaaaacttcacGGTACATATAGAGGGAATTAATTCAGATTTAATGCCATTGTTGGTTAAGTTTGGGAGGGGTTGATATTATATCCTGGGGGGGCGCAAAGTGAGAACAGCATTAAAGATGGAATATTTCCT
Protein-coding regions in this window:
- the SLC29A3 gene encoding equilibrative nucleoside transporter 3; the encoded protein is MTEDLDDKDGYYYPSANSLYKPVNASSQEERALFEEPVGDRYDFHKPEDHWNGTYIIFFFLGTSSLLPLSFIMTAKHYWMYKLQNCSEQISPAEQGISDVRDFFESYISVASTVPSVLCLIGNFLLVNKVSVNVRILSSLAIMLAVLTVITVLVKVDTSAWTPWFFIITISCVAVISGAATIFSSSVFGLSGCFPMRNSQALISGQAMGGTVSAVASVVDLAAASEVTDSALAYFLMADVFIILCIGMYLILPKLAYARYYIRRQKCITVPAGTSASDGSEEEDMATGITSQSPPNRIPPVGSILKKTSMLGFCVFYVYFISIIIFPAVSSSIESVNKISGSVWTEKYFTPLTSFLLYNFADWCGRQITVWIQVPGPKSKLLPAMVALRTFFIPVFMLCNYQPRTHITRVVFAQDIYPVVFTVFLGFSNGYLSTLSIIYGPKVTPKELSEAAGVLMMMFMQVGLALGSAFSVLVVHLI